ACGAGGCGAAGCTGAAACAAATAATGGAGGAAGCGTTGAGGAGTAGCCGGGAGCAGTTCAGCAATATGCTGAAcgcccggatggagggcatTGAGCGGCGCCTCCTTCCGGAGCCTCGGCTGCGACCTCCGCTGGCCGCGGACCGCAGGGCAGAGCAGAGCAGAGCAGCGCAGACTGCGGCCCCTGCTGCGAAGGCACCGTCGGCACCACCCGTGTCGTCCGCCGCCAAAGCTGCGGAAAAGGGTGCGAGCACGAAGACGGCCTCGAAGAAGAAGACCAAACGCCCCAGCATGGCTGCCCAGGAGGCGGCAGCGGCTGCGGCGAAGAAGACTGCCCCCGCGCCGACTCCGAAGCCGGGCAGTTCTGCTGTGTCTTGGGCGGCTGTTGTTCGGCAGCCTGCGAGCAAGCCGCCCAAGAAGGCGACACCGGCGAAGACAGGGACGCCGAAGACCGTCCCAACGGCAAGGGACAAGAAGAAGGAGCGCAAAAGGCTTCGCTCTCCTCGCACCGCGGTGATCACGATCACCTTAAGACCCGGTGCAGAGGAGAAGGGCCTCAAGTACGAGACCGTCCTGGCTGAAGCCAAAAGCAGGATCAAACTCAGTGAGGTTGGCCTGACGACGGTCCGCTTCAGAACGGCGGCAACGGGAGCGCGGATGCTCGAGATTCCGCCGGGCACCGCTGACGCCGAGAAGTCGGCGGATGCCCTTGCGGAAAAGCTCCGCAGCGTCCTCAACCCGGAAGAGGTCCAGATCCATCGACCGACGAAATGCGTCGAGGTCAGAGTCATGGATCTGGACGACTCGGTGTCGTCGGAGGAGGTGGTGGCAGCTGTGGCCAGCGAGGGAGGATGCTCCGAAGGGGCGATCAGGCCGGGCGTGGTAGTCCGTTCTGCCAATGGCTGTAGATCGCTCTGGCTCAGCTGCCCTGTCGTAGCGGCCAAAAAGTTGATGGCTACTGGTAGGGTCAAGGTGGGGTGGATCTCGGCGCGAGTGCTTTTGCTCGAGCCGAGGCCACTTCGCTGCTACAAGTGTCTCGAAGGTGGCCACATGGGGGCCGTTTGTGACAGGGGTGTGGACCGCAGCCGTCTGTGCTtccgctgcggtcagcccgaCCACAAGGCCCGCGAATGCACCGCCGCTGAAGCGAACTGCATCCTGTGCTCAGCGGCCGGTAAAACTGCGACGCACGTCTTGGGCAGTAAGGCGTGCCAGGGCGGCAAAGGTCGCCCTGTTAAAAGAACGGGAGGTGCGGTGACGAAAGGGCCCGTCACCGTGTCCCAAAGGACTGAGGTGCCCATGGAGACCGCATAATAATGGCCCTGCGTTGTCTCCAGGCCAATTTAAACCACTCCGCCAGAGCCCAGGACCTTCTAGTCCAGAGCATGGCGGAGTGGCAAATCGGAGTGGCAATCGTggcggagccctacgtcgttcatttacgggacgactgggtctccgaccacgagGGAGTGATCTCCATCGTCGCTCCCGCTATTCCCGGCGCCCCTGCGATCGATAGGGTTGCCAAGGGCAGAGGGTGCGTGGCCGCCGTTGTCAACGGAACGGCGTTCGTGGCAGTCTACGCCTCTCCTAACCGGAGTCTCGCCGAATTCGAGCAACTTCTCGTTGAGGTCGGGGCTCTGGTCGGGCAGTACTCACCGAGTCCGGTGATCGTCGCGGGGGACTTCAATGCCAAATCCACGGCTTGGGGCTCCCCTGCGACCGATGCCAGAGGAGAGGTGTTAGAGGAGTGGGCCGTGTCATCGGGACTCACGGCGATCAACAGGGgatcggagagcacgtgcgtgcggcagcagggcgagtcgatcgtggacttaacgttcgcgtccatcgccctagcccgccgtgttcgagattggagggtggagacgggggtggagactctatcggatcaccgataTATCCGATTtgatgtctccgcggttcccgtcgtccggcccgctgttgagcggtcagaaggtccgcggtggagTCTTGGTCGTCTCGATCgccagttggcaaaagaggcggccatcgtggaggcctggtgcgccggTTCCGACCCGGTCGTCCAGGTCGACCGAGAGGCCGACCGACTCGGTGCCGCCCTGTTTCGCATCTGCGATGCGGCGATGCCGAGGGTGAAGCCTCAGACTCCACGTCGCCGAGTCTACTGGTGGCGCCCGGAGCTACGGACGTTGCGGAGGGCGTGTGTTGCGGCCCGCCGCCAATACGCCAGGTCCAGACGGAGGCGGATACGCGATCACGACCTGGAGGAGGCTCTTTACACCTCCTACAGGGAGGCTTGCGTGTCGCTCCGAAAGGCCATCGCGCAGGCGAAGGAAGCGGCATGGGTGGAGTGGCTGGCGTCTCTCGACGCGGATCCGTGGGGGAGACCGTACAGGGTCGTGAGGCAGAAGCTCCGACCCTGGACACCCCCCGCTCACCACCACCATCCAGCCGCGGCTTCTGGGACGAATCGCGGAGGAACTTTTTCCGGAGCGCGGAGCGTTCGTCCCACCGGCGATGGAGCCCGAGATCGTGAGGGAGGTGCCGGACCAGGCGTCCCCGGTTACCGAGGCGGAGTTGTGCGCGGCTGTCCTGAAGCTTCGCTCGAAGAGGACAGCCcccgggcctgacgggataccgggacgcgTCGTGGCGATCGCGTCGGAGGAGTTGGGCGATGGCATGTGCCAACTGTTCTCGGCCTGCCTGGCTCAGGGTAGGTTCCCGAATCggtggaaaacgggtaagctcgttctcatccgcaaggagggacgagcccccgatcagccgtcggcctaccggCCCATCGTGCTGCTCGACGAAGCGGGTAAGCTCTTTGAGCGTATACTTGCAGCCCGTCTAGTCGGTAGCATAGAGCCAGGCTTGAGCGAGTGGCAGTTCGGCTTTCGCCGGGGCCGCTCGACGTTGGACGCAGTCGCCAGACTGAGGGAGGTCGCAGAGGAGGAGGTCTCTCGGGGTGGGGTGCTGTTGGCAGTGTCGTTGGATATTTCCAACGCCTTCAACACTCTGCCTTGGGAAGTGGTACTGGAAGCCCTGAGTTACCACAACGTTCCGGACTATCTGCGACGAACCATCGCCGACTATTTCTCGGGTAGGGCGGTGGTGTTCCCGACGATGGAGGGAGTGAGCAGGAGGGAAATGActtgcggtgttccacagggctctgtACTGGGTCCTCTCCTGTGGAACATCGGCTACGATtgggtgctgcgcggggccacgttgcggggggtcagcgtgacctgctacgctgacgacaccctcgtgtcggcccgcggcagtacccaTCGGGAGGCGGCGTATCTTGCCACGGCGGGAGTGGCACATGCGGTCCACCGCATTCGTGCTCTGGGCCttgaggtggccttgcacaaatccGAGGCCCTAGTCTTTCATGGACCTCGGAACGTGCCACCTCAGGGCATGTCCATAACagtcggcggaacttccatcaccatcgggtcgacgatgaagtacctgggactcgtcctcgatggcaggtggaagtttgaggagcacttccggcgcttggccccaagactggtggctgcagccggagcgttGGGGCGGATTTTGCCCAACGTCGGTGGACCGGGCGGTTCCTGCAGACGgctgtactccggcgtggtgcgtTCGATGGCACTatacggtgcgccaatatgggcggacgctctgagcaatcgcgtcaacgtcgcctcgctgcgacgtccgcagcgtgcgatggcgctcagggcggctcgggcgtaccggacggtgtcattcaccgcggccggcttgctgtccggaaaggcccgccatgggacctcgaggccgagatcaactcgagtgtctactggcgggtcaaggcggcaagAGCGAGCGGGAACGGACCGCTACTGCGCGAGGTACAGCAGTGGAGGGAGGAGGCAAGACGCCGCCTCATGGAGAAGTGGGAGGATCGgctgcgagttccggatgccAGTGGGGAACTCGTAGCGGCGATCCGGCCCGTGTtgagagagtgggtcgagcgcaagcacggcccactgacgtaccacctgacgcagctcataaccggtcacggctgcttcgccaaatacctgtgcgaagtggtcgggagagagccgtcGGTGGTGTGTCTTCATTGCGAcgacggagccgtggacacggccgagcacacgcgcgcagagtgcccagcctgggcggag
This DNA window, taken from Vanessa cardui chromosome 26, ilVanCard2.1, whole genome shotgun sequence, encodes the following:
- the LOC124540682 gene encoding neurofilament heavy polypeptide-like, whose product is MADGKFSRDRDPRQGTGRHPRRVTQGLPRTPSSLSSEHEGPAAQAEGLSESDTSVCSMQTVESLVSPHKDVTYERRKGEKRTHAEDSCSGSESDASVQLQSENSDSASRWLKPANKRGRGRPPTHGKYVGLGKSQAELRAAKTKAREDRFETEDALAAYSEAAKVNLDERAARNRSRHMDATNEDAQKTSAALDHTVKEALDVVLQVANKSGNLKGTFVRALKTAADTIKGAVAELRALTMSEEVARLEAANAKLSGQLAELRREVADMRRKPPETNEAKLKQIMEEALRSSREQFSNMLNARMEGIERRLLPEPRLRPPLAADRRAEQSRAAQTAAPAAKAPSAPPVSSAAKAAEKGASTKTASKKKTKRPSMAAQEAAAAAAKKTAPAPTPKPGSSAVSWAAVVRQPASKPPKKATPAKTGTPKTVPTARDKKKERKRLRSPRTAVITITLRPGAEEKGLKYETVLAEAKSRIKLSEVGLTTVRFRTAATGARMLEIPPGTADAEKSADALAEKLRSVLNPEEVQIHRPTKCVEVRVMDLDDSVSSEEVVAAVASEGGCSEGAIRPGVVVRSANGCRSLWLSCPVVAAKKLMATGRVKVGWISARVLLLEPRPLRCYKCLEGGHMGAVCDRGVDRSRLCFRCGQPDHKARECTAAEANCILCSAAGKTATHVLGSKACQGGKGRPVKRTGGAVTKGPVTVSQRTEVPMETA
- the LOC124540683 gene encoding uncharacterized protein LOC124540683; translation: MALRCLQANLNHSARAQDLLVQSMAEWVAKGRGCVAAVVNGTAFVAVYASPNRSLAEFEQLLVEVGALVGQYSPSPVIVAGDFNAKSTAWGSPATDARGEVLEEWAVSSGLTAINRGSESTCLAKEAAIVEAWCAGSDPVVQVDREADRLGAALFRICDAAMPRVKPQTPRRRVYWWRPELRTLRRACVAARRQYARSRRRRIRDHDLEEALYTSYREACVSLRKAIAQAKEAAWVEWLASLDADPSSDPGHPPLTTTIQPRLLGRIAEELFPERGAFVPPAMEPEIVREVPDQASPVTEAELCAAVLKLRSKRTAPGPDGIPGRVVAIASEELGDGMCQLFSACLAQARLVGSIEPGLSEWQFGFRRGRSTLDAVARLREVAEEEVSRGGVLLAVSLDISNAFNTLPWEVVLEALSYHNVPDYLRRTIADYFSGRAVVFPTMEGVSRREMTCGVPQGSVLGPLLWNIGYDWVLRGATTHREAAYLATAGVAHAVHRIRALGLEVALHKSEALVFHGPRNVPPQGMSITAARASGNGPLLREVQQWREEARRRLMEKWEDRLRVPDASGELVAAIRPVLREKMVASEEAWAALRVFSEAVMSAKEEAERQREDDPNSLPLRRRRPGRRRRDHLGRLL